One window of the Halobacillus litoralis genome contains the following:
- a CDS encoding AraC family transcriptional regulator, protein MDSLKRMNESLNYIEQNLTEEIDYKKVALIAQCSEYHFKRMFSFLAGVSLSEYIRRRRLTCAALELRKSRERIIDIALEYGYQSADAFTRAFQGLHGITPSAARKNSHSLKAFPRMTFHLTIEGGSEMNYRMEEKEPFRIIGIKKRVPIIFDGVNPDIADMWKSLSEDKIERLKALSNIEPEGLISASTNFSEGRMEEKGELDHYIGAATIKDCPDDFTMLEVPASTWAVFEAIGPFPDALQEVWGKVYSEWFPTSDYEQVAGPEILWNENNEVHSEKFKSEIWIPVRKK, encoded by the coding sequence ATGGATTCGCTTAAAAGAATGAACGAATCTTTAAATTATATTGAGCAGAATTTGACGGAGGAAATTGATTATAAAAAAGTAGCCTTGATCGCTCAGTGTTCAGAATATCACTTCAAGCGTATGTTCTCTTTCCTTGCAGGGGTTTCTCTTTCGGAATATATCCGGCGCAGACGATTGACTTGTGCAGCCCTGGAATTAAGGAAAAGCAGGGAACGGATCATTGATATTGCACTTGAATATGGGTATCAATCAGCAGATGCTTTCACGAGAGCTTTTCAAGGTTTACATGGAATTACTCCGTCAGCAGCTCGGAAGAATAGTCACTCGTTAAAAGCTTTTCCACGCATGACCTTCCACTTGACCATTGAAGGAGGAAGTGAAATGAATTATCGCATGGAAGAGAAAGAACCGTTTCGGATTATCGGAATCAAGAAAAGAGTACCGATCATATTTGATGGGGTGAACCCGGATATTGCCGACATGTGGAAATCATTAAGTGAGGATAAAATCGAGCGCTTGAAAGCTCTTTCGAACATAGAACCAGAGGGGTTAATCAGTGCGTCCACGAACTTTTCAGAAGGACGCATGGAGGAAAAAGGAGAGCTGGATCATTATATTGGGGCAGCAACCATAAAAGATTGTCCCGACGATTTCACCATGCTGGAGGTGCCTGCATCGACCTGGGCGGTATTCGAAGCCATCGGACCATTCCCGGATGCGCTTCAGGAAGTATGGGGGAAGGTTTACTCGGAATGGTTTCCGACTTCAGATTATGAGCAGGTTGCAGGTCCTGAAATTCTTTGGAATGAAAATAATGAAGTGCATTCAGAAAAGTTCAAAAGTGAAATTTGGATTCCGGTCCGGAAAAAATAA
- a CDS encoding LLM class flavin-dependent oxidoreductase, with protein MTDIPLKNTKFSVLDLAPVIEGGTPGDSFRNTIDLAKHVEEWGFTRYWMAEHHNMPFIASSATSIAISHVLHHTSTIRVGSGGVMLPNHAPLIVAEQFGTLETLFPDRVDLGLGRAPGTDQLTAQALRRNGNSNPDDFPEQLDELRGYFTGDSRIRAIPGEGLNVPIWLLGSSGFSAQLAGQLGLPFSFASHFSPNNTHGALRLYRQSFQPSETLDEPYVMVGVNVIAADTDEEAQRLATSLQQQFLNLVRNTNKLLQPPVDDMDEIWTTQEEAALQQQLGASIIGSADTVREKLEKFQMDTQADEMMVISQIYDHDARLRSYEIVADIMNK; from the coding sequence ATGACAGATATACCTTTGAAGAATACGAAGTTTTCCGTTTTGGACCTTGCCCCGGTCATTGAAGGAGGCACGCCTGGGGATTCTTTTCGTAATACGATAGACTTGGCAAAGCATGTGGAGGAATGGGGTTTTACGCGCTACTGGATGGCTGAACATCACAACATGCCATTTATCGCAAGCTCCGCCACATCGATTGCCATCAGTCACGTGTTACATCATACATCAACTATTCGCGTCGGTTCAGGCGGAGTGATGCTCCCAAACCATGCACCACTGATAGTTGCGGAACAATTCGGCACATTAGAAACACTTTTCCCCGACCGGGTCGATCTCGGACTCGGACGCGCCCCAGGGACAGACCAGCTGACCGCGCAGGCACTGAGACGAAATGGAAACAGCAATCCGGATGATTTTCCAGAACAGCTTGATGAGCTGCGCGGATATTTTACTGGAGACAGCCGGATCAGAGCAATTCCAGGAGAAGGATTGAATGTTCCGATATGGTTGTTAGGATCAAGCGGTTTCAGCGCTCAACTCGCTGGACAGCTCGGTTTACCATTCTCCTTTGCCAGCCACTTTTCACCGAACAATACTCATGGTGCTCTTCGGTTATACCGGCAGAGCTTCCAGCCTTCTGAAACTTTGGACGAGCCTTATGTGATGGTTGGTGTAAACGTGATTGCAGCGGATACTGACGAGGAAGCGCAACGTTTAGCCACCTCGCTCCAACAGCAATTCCTTAACCTTGTCCGGAATACGAACAAATTACTGCAGCCGCCTGTCGATGATATGGATGAGATCTGGACAACACAGGAGGAAGCGGCACTTCAGCAGCAATTAGGAGCCTCCATTATCGGGAGCGCTGACACCGTCCGTGAAAAGCTCGAGAAATTCCAAATGGATACACAAGCAGACGAAATGATGGTCATTTCCCAGATTTACGATCATGACGCTCGTTTACGTTCTTATGAAATTGTTGCAGACATTATGAATAAGTGA